Genomic segment of Fibrobacter succinogenes:
CGATATTTCGAAGCTGAACGTGATTGTGGGGCTGGATCTTTCGTACAACGGTTCGGTGCTTGCCAAAGAGGGCACGGGCTACTTGCTCACTTTCGACGGCCTGGTGGATACGAGCCGCACTTCGCGCCTGTGCTTCAGGCCGCTCATGCCCGAGCTCACCACCAACATGTACATCATTTGGCGGCGGGGCCAGCAGTTCACGCGGGCGGGCGAACTTTTTCTCGACACGCTCCGGCATGTGCTGGGGGAATAGGCCCGAGATTAGAGGACTATTCTCATGCTTAAAATTGAAGAATATAGTACAAAGTGTATCAGCGACGCGGTTGAAATCTGGAACGACATCGTCGAGGATGGCATCGCGTTTCCGCAAATGGAATTGCTTGACCCGCAGACGGGTGACGCTTTTTTCAAGTCGCAGTCGTTCACGGGCATCGCTGTTGATACGGACTCCGGCGAGGTGGTCGGGTTGTACATTCTCCACCCGAATAATGTCGGGCGCTGCGGGCATATTTCGAATGCAAGCTATGCGGTCAAGAAGAACAAACGCGGCCAGCACATCGGTGAATTTCTCGTAAAGGATTGCCTCGCGAAGGCCAAGGAAATCGGCTTCAGGATTTTGCAGTTCAATGCGGTTGTCGCGACAAATACGTCTGCGCTCAAGCTCTACAAGAAGCTCGGCTTTACGCAGCTCGGCGTGATTCCCAAGGGATTCCTGCTCAAGAACGGAAATTACGAGGATATCATTCCGCACTATATTGAACTGTAGCGCTATCAATCGAATTTAATCCCAAGACTTATATTAACTCTAGAGTAAATAACTTTAGAGTTTATAAAAAGCTTGCTGAATTTAAAATCGCAAATTTAATCTGAGATGCCGTTTTGCTGAAAAACGGCTTTTTTTTACAGTGCGCTGTCGAGTGCCATCATAAGCGTGAAGCCGACGGCGAAGAGGATGGTGCCTGCGTCAAAGTGATCGCCTTCGCTCACTTCGGGGAGCATTTCTTCGACGACAACGTAAATCATTGCGCCTGCCGCGAACGAGAGCAGATAGGGCATGAACGGCGAAAGAATTTCGGCGGCGATTAAGGTAATCAAAGCTCCGATCGGTTCGACTGCTCCGGAGAGCGCCCCAAGTGCGAATGCCTTTTTGCGCGTTGCGCCTTCGGCTTTTAGCGGAAGCGAAACAACGGCTCCTTCAGGAAAATTCTGAATAGCGATACCGATGGAAAGCGCGAATGCTGCTGAGAGTGTGATGGCGACATTTCCAGAAAGCCAACCTGCGAAAACGATGCCGACAGCCATGCCTTCGGGTAAGTTGTGGAGCGTTACCGCGAGCGTGAGCATCGTGGTGCGTTTGAGTTTTGCTCTCGGACCTTCGGGAGTCTTGCTACCCAAATGCAAATGTGGCGTGATTTTGTCCAAAATGAACAGGAATAAAATGCCTGCCCAGAACCCCACTGCGGCGGGTGCGAATGATAGTTTGCCCAAATGCTCGCTAGCTTCGATAGCCGGGAGGAGCAGGCTCCAGACGGATGCCGCTACCATGACGCCAGCCGCAAATGATAAAAGTCCGCGTTTGAGGTTCTGCTTCATTTGCCCGCGGATGAAGAATACGCAAGCCGCGCCGAGAACCGTGCCTAAAAATGGGATGGTGAGACCTTGAATAATGGGTAAAAAGGATTGACTCATGCGAAAAAAGATAGTATTAAAATGTGACGATTTTCAAAAAACTTGCTGGAGTTTTGAGAGTCTAATTGGAGTAGCGTAAACGGCTGCATTTTTGTATCGTAGATGCATGAATAAAATAAAGTCTTTCGTTGTCGCGGCTTCTGCCGTATTGCTTTTTACAACTTCTGCAAATGCATGCCTTGCCGCTTGCAAGGAAAAGAAACGAGACGAGGCTTACAGTAAGCCACTCACGACTGCTGCATTGCAAACTATCATTAATAACGCTTTGCCGCAAAAGGCTGTGGATCCGGAACTTGGCGAACCCTATCAGGTTTACCCGATTGATGTGAAATCGTATGATAAAGATTTCCATGCGACGCTGATTGAATATCCTTACGGAAGTTCTCCGCGAGCGGTGAAGCATGAAGCGAATCCGCGTGGAGTTATCTTGTACGTACATGGGTACAATGATTATTTCTTCCAGAAAGAGCTTGCAGAAAAATCGGATTCTGCGGGTTTTGCTTTCTTTGCAATTGACTTGCATTACAATGGTCGTTCGTATAGCGAAGGCGAGCCGCGTTCTGATATGCGTAGCGTCAAGGAATACTATGCGGAGTTGGATGCAGCTGTAGCGCTCAGCAAGAAAATTGCAGCAAAAGGCTCGAATGCGAAATTGCCGTTTGTCATTCTCGGTCATTCGCAGGGTGGGCTGATTACGCCAAATTACCTGAATGAACGCAATAGCGAAGATTTTGCGGCTCTCGTTTTGAACAGTCCGTTCTTGGATTATAAAAATAGCTGGTTTGTCCGCAATGTGGCTTTCCCCGTGTTTTCGGATATAGCGCTATTGTTACCCGATGTTCCCGCCCCGAAGCAGGAAGCCCCTAAGTACAACATATCTCTTTTGAAAAGTGAAAAGGGGGAGTGGGAATTTAATCGTGATTTGAAGAGTGATGAATGGCCGCAACAGTACTTTGGTTACCTCCGTGCGACGGAACGCGGTATCAAGTGGATTCATGCGGGAATGCAAATCAAGGCTCCGGTTCTCATGATGCGTAGCGGCTGCACGGTGAATACGGTCAAGTGGGATGATGACTACATGCGTTGCGACTGCATGCTCGATGTGAATCTCCTTGAAAAGTGGGCTCCGAAATTGGGTAGTGATGTCACGACCGTGACGATTACGGATGGCATGCACGACTTGTTCCTGTCGCGCAAGGATGTTCGTGATAACGCTTACCGCACGATGTTTGAATTTTTGGATGGTGCCGTTTTGCGGAAGCAGATTGTCGTTGCGCAGAATTTTTAATAATTAAATTTTGTTTTAATCGGTTAGCGCACTTTCCTTGTTATGAGGGAAGTGCGTTTTTTAGGAGAAAATTATGAGTAAGAATATTTGGGATATTTTTGCGCCAGTTTATGAATTCTCAATGCGTTCGCAGAAGAACATTTATGATTATATGTATGAGCGGATTGGCGAGGTTGCGCGGGGCAAGGATGTGCTTGAATTGGCGACTGGTCCGGGGATGATTGCGCGGCATATTGCTTCGCTTGCGAATCACGTGGTGGCGACTGATTTTGCTCCGAAGATGATCGAGACGGCTCGCAAGGCTAAGAATCCTGAAAACGTGCGTTTTGAAGTGGCCGATGCGACTTCATTGCGCTTTATGGACAAAGCTTTTGATGTGGTCGTGATTGCAAATGCGCTTCACA
This window contains:
- a CDS encoding GNAT family N-acetyltransferase; translation: MLKIEEYSTKCISDAVEIWNDIVEDGIAFPQMELLDPQTGDAFFKSQSFTGIAVDTDSGEVVGLYILHPNNVGRCGHISNASYAVKKNKRGQHIGEFLVKDCLAKAKEIGFRILQFNAVVATNTSALKLYKKLGFTQLGVIPKGFLLKNGNYEDIIPHYIEL
- a CDS encoding ZIP family metal transporter, yielding MSQSFLPIIQGLTIPFLGTVLGAACVFFIRGQMKQNLKRGLLSFAAGVMVAASVWSLLLPAIEASEHLGKLSFAPAAVGFWAGILFLFILDKITPHLHLGSKTPEGPRAKLKRTTMLTLAVTLHNLPEGMAVGIVFAGWLSGNVAITLSAAFALSIGIAIQNFPEGAVVSLPLKAEGATRKKAFALGALSGAVEPIGALITLIAAEILSPFMPYLLSFAAGAMIYVVVEEMLPEVSEGDHFDAGTILFAVGFTLMMALDSAL
- a CDS encoding alpha/beta hydrolase produces the protein MNKIKSFVVAASAVLLFTTSANACLAACKEKKRDEAYSKPLTTAALQTIINNALPQKAVDPELGEPYQVYPIDVKSYDKDFHATLIEYPYGSSPRAVKHEANPRGVILYVHGYNDYFFQKELAEKSDSAGFAFFAIDLHYNGRSYSEGEPRSDMRSVKEYYAELDAAVALSKKIAAKGSNAKLPFVILGHSQGGLITPNYLNERNSEDFAALVLNSPFLDYKNSWFVRNVAFPVFSDIALLLPDVPAPKQEAPKYNISLLKSEKGEWEFNRDLKSDEWPQQYFGYLRATERGIKWIHAGMQIKAPVLMMRSGCTVNTVKWDDDYMRCDCMLDVNLLEKWAPKLGSDVTTVTITDGMHDLFLSRKDVRDNAYRTMFEFLDGAVLRKQIVVAQNF
- a CDS encoding class I SAM-dependent methyltransferase, with the protein product MSKNIWDIFAPVYEFSMRSQKNIYDYMYERIGEVARGKDVLELATGPGMIARHIASLANHVVATDFAPKMIETARKAKNPENVRFEVADATSLRFMDKAFDVVVIANALHIIPEPEKALAEIRRVLKDDGVLIAPNFIFREGGKRNLWQKFLSLVGVRFAHEWTEDEYKSFLKGNGWTITENCVIKGRIDLAYVECK